A region of the Thalassoroseus pseudoceratinae genome:
GTCGTTTGTGGACCGCCTGGCGGCGGGATCACGACTACGACGGTCGGTGTGGCCCGCTCTGTCGATTCATTTATTTACTCAGTCTTCACGATCGCGGATATGGAAGGCCGCGACATCACGAATATCACTCCGCAGACGTATCGTGAGGATGACGACCTCGATACGCTGACAACTCGCCTGGAACGAATTGACTGCGATGTTCTGTTTCTCGGTCCAATCGAAAACGCGGCCGGGGCGAAAGACATCGTCAATCAGGCGGAAAAATTCGCGTTGATTTCCGAAATGCCCGCCAAGGACGCCGCTCACGGATTGTGTCAGCTCATTGCATGGCTCGAGAATCCCGAGTTGGTCAACGAGAAAATCGATCTGATCATCTCACCGAAGTTGATCCGCAAACTCTGCGACAAATGCCGACAGGCGTACCGACCGCATCCGAAGTTGCTCGCGAAACTTGGTCTTCCGCCGGAAACAAAGCGTCTTTATCGCGCTCCCGAACCGCCGCACGAAGAGGACGAAGACTTCGACGAATACGAACCGTGTCCAAAATGCGGTGGCTTGGGATTCTACGGGCAAACTGGGTTGTTCGAGATGATCGAAATCAACGATCAAATGAAGCAACTGATCTCGAAGAAGCCTTCTCCGGAACATGTGCGAGCCGCCGCCAAGAAACTGGGCATGCAGAACATTCAAGCGGAAGGTCTGCGGTTGGTCGCCGAAGGCGTCACATCGCTCGACGAACTTCAGAGAATCTTCAAGAGCCGATAGTCACGCAGCGGACGAACCGAATCGCGTTTACCACGTTGCCAGTTCGCGTAGAAGTTCGTCTGTGACTTTCGTCGTCTTGGGCAATTGCTTGATCCGGTCGAGAACACTGGAAACAGTGTTCTCGTCATGGGCAACACCGAGCCGCTCCAATTCGTGGGCGACGGCGGTGCGTCCACTGTGTCGACCAAGAACGAGCCGAACACCGTCGGCTCCGACTTTCTCCGGGCGGAATGGCAAGTATGTGTCGGGGTGCTTGAGAATGCCGTCCTGATGAATCCCGGCTTCTGTGGCGAAGACATTCCCACCGGCGATGGGTTTATGTGGCGGTAGCGGAATGCCCGTGAGTTCCGCGACCAGCTCGCAGAGCGGAACCAGTTGTTCCGTCTTGATTCCCATGCTGCAACCGAATTCAGGCTCGTTCATGGCCAAGGCCATCGCGACTTCTTCGAGAGCCGCATTCCCCGCCCGTTCGCCGATGCCGTTGACCGTACATTGCACAACATTCGCACCGACTTCGATGCCCGCCAGCGTGTTCGCGACGGCCAATCCGAGATCATTGTGGAAATGCACCGCAAGTAGAACCTGGTCAAAATTCGGCACATCATCCCGAATCTGACTGAGCGTCTCGCGAACTTTTTGAGGCGTCATGACGCCGACGGTATCTGGGAATCCGACCGTTGTCGCACCGGCATCGATTGCTTCTTTATAGAGCTCACAAAGAAATTCTGGTTCGGTCCGGCTGGCGTCCTCGGGAGCGAACGAGACAATCAGAAACTTCTCTGCCGCATAGGCGACGGCATCGGTCACTAACTGAATGATCTCAGTTTTCGACTTGTTCAACTTCTGTTCTCGATGCAGCGGACTGCTGCCACAGAACAAGCTCACGCCACGTTTGTGGGCTGGATTACCGTCGAGAACTTCCGCCGCTGCGTCGATGTCCTCGGGGATTGTCCGGCACAACGCCGTCAGCACGGGACCGCGGACGACGCCGACCATCTTGCGAATCGCTTCCCGATCCGCTTCGCTCGACGCAGGAAAACCGGCATCGAGTGAGTGCACTCCCGCCTTCTCCAATGCCAGAGCGATTTGGAGCTTTTCGTCTGGATCGAGCGTGGCTCCGGGCATTTGCTCGCCATCACGGAGCGTCGTATCGCTGAAGAGAATCTTGCTGGACCGACGGTGATGCTTGATCACCGTGTGCGTCGCGACTTCTGCAAGTCTCCAAATCGGCCGCTTCCACCAACTCCGTCGTTTCGTCACTCGAAACCCTGTCTGTGACTATGATGGCGATCAAAGGGAATATGTGCCACAGCACTATGAGCCGTACTGAGCAACGTACCCGGTGTGTATCCGGCTCACAGAGCCGTGACACACCGGGTCGGTTTGCATCGCTGACCGAATGGACCTATTGCAGCAACAATTTCGGCACTTCGTTCTTGAGCTGATCGACACCGATGTTTCGGCTGACGACTTCGCCTTGCTTGTCGACGAGGAACATCGTCGGGAGCGAAATGATGCCGTAATCCTTGGCCAAGCGACTTTCCAATCCACCCGCTTCAAAAATTTGCGGCCATTGCATGTTGTTCGCTTTGACGAACGGTGCAACTGGAGCGGCGGTGGCATCGAGATTCACCCCGATCACCTCGAAGCCTCGTTGATGGTACTGTTGATAGAGACTCTGAATTTGCGGCAAATCTTCTTCAGCCAGTTTCGCCCATGTGGACCAGAAAATCACCAAGACCGGCTTGCCCTGATAGTTGGAGATATCGACCGTTCCACCGGCCAAACCTTTGCCGCTCAGTTCCAGTCGTTTGCCTTCCAGGTTCAACCGTCGCAATGCTCCGGCTGAACGCTGACCGGGATCGGTCTTCGAGTGCTGACTCGCCGTCCGTTGGTACCACTGCTTGGCCGCTTCGATATCGCCAGCGAACTCATTCGAGACGGCCAATTGCAACATCGCTTCCGCAGTTTCTTCGGCTTGCGGGTACCGTTTGGCGAAGTTCTGCAGTTGCTCCAGCCACCACTTCTGCACGTCGCTTCGCTGCTCTTCGTTGGTGATCGCTGATTGCAAATCCATCGCGTATCGAGAGAGCAACGTGCGATACCCGACGTAGGCCATCAATTCATCGGATGCATTCTGCTTTTGAAGACCACTGTTGATCTTTTGCAGTCGCTCCAGACCTTCCTTGAATTGCCCCGTTTGCACGGCTGCCGCCAAACCATCCACGAGCTGTCGTTGCCATTGCTCACGCTCTTGCGGGGAGTCGGCGGCTTCGACGAGTTGGTCCAGCACATCCGCCCGACGGCGATTGTAATCGGCAACCGCTTTAGCTCCTTCCGTCGGAGCAGGAGCTTGGGAATCGATCTCTTGCAACTTCACGAGCAGTTCTCGTGTGCGTTCGTTGTAGCCGTCAATCGGTGCTCCCCCACCCGGGATGACCGACGACGGTTGCATCAACACGCCTCCTGCTGCGACTT
Encoded here:
- a CDS encoding ATPase, T2SS/T4P/T4SS family → MARRRDYDDDYDDEEEEIEYVLFQGAMNDAPVDLEENRRLTHAGLIPAKELVTDALMRRANRVRIEPKGPRAQVILYIDGVAFPGGRLPKQQANAITQMVKLLAGLDINVRNKKQKGGVKAELEEVKYELLVTSEPVQGGAERLTIGVRNVKEDSDAPRDLGISNEMRDKIREKSANRRGLIVVCGPPGGGITTTTVGVARSVDSFIYSVFTIADMEGRDITNITPQTYREDDDLDTLTTRLERIDCDVLFLGPIENAAGAKDIVNQAEKFALISEMPAKDAAHGLCQLIAWLENPELVNEKIDLIISPKLIRKLCDKCRQAYRPHPKLLAKLGLPPETKRLYRAPEPPHEEDEDFDEYEPCPKCGGLGFYGQTGLFEMIEINDQMKQLISKKPSPEHVRAAAKKLGMQNIQAEGLRLVAEGVTSLDELQRIFKSR
- a CDS encoding 2-isopropylmalate synthase is translated as MTKRRSWWKRPIWRLAEVATHTVIKHHRRSSKILFSDTTLRDGEQMPGATLDPDEKLQIALALEKAGVHSLDAGFPASSEADREAIRKMVGVVRGPVLTALCRTIPEDIDAAAEVLDGNPAHKRGVSLFCGSSPLHREQKLNKSKTEIIQLVTDAVAYAAEKFLIVSFAPEDASRTEPEFLCELYKEAIDAGATTVGFPDTVGVMTPQKVRETLSQIRDDVPNFDQVLLAVHFHNDLGLAVANTLAGIEVGANVVQCTVNGIGERAGNAALEEVAMALAMNEPEFGCSMGIKTEQLVPLCELVAELTGIPLPPHKPIAGGNVFATEAGIHQDGILKHPDTYLPFRPEKVGADGVRLVLGRHSGRTAVAHELERLGVAHDENTVSSVLDRIKQLPKTTKVTDELLRELATW
- a CDS encoding redoxin domain-containing protein — its product is MQFDRSFFPRSWRVRTAGALALAVSTMTMASAAEPPSAKLALSFKPTQKDIEIDTPTGDDVADCRVKVERKGKRSGWVVYGPQGQVLRRFMDTDGDNVVDQWQYFHQGLEVYRDIDANNNNKVDQSRWLNTAGTRWGLDTNEDGQIDEWKILSAEEAARIAVTALIDGDATRLQSVLITPSELQRLGVQKKLADEILKLVAKPAETLQKIRSRSQLISPQTQWMRFDSANPGLIPADEDKANEDLVVYENAMGIVEAGDRAGLVQIGEMVRVGNVWKLTQVPEPIEGDSAQVAAGGVLMQPSSVIPGGGAPIDGYNERTRELLVKLQEIDSQAPAPTEGAKAVADYNRRRADVLDQLVEAADSPQEREQWQRQLVDGLAAAVQTGQFKEGLERLQKINSGLQKQNASDELMAYVGYRTLLSRYAMDLQSAITNEEQRSDVQKWWLEQLQNFAKRYPQAEETAEAMLQLAVSNEFAGDIEAAKQWYQRTASQHSKTDPGQRSAGALRRLNLEGKRLELSGKGLAGGTVDISNYQGKPVLVIFWSTWAKLAEEDLPQIQSLYQQYHQRGFEVIGVNLDATAAPVAPFVKANNMQWPQIFEAGGLESRLAKDYGIISLPTMFLVDKQGEVVSRNIGVDQLKNEVPKLLLQ